One Mustelus asterias chromosome 10, sMusAst1.hap1.1, whole genome shotgun sequence DNA window includes the following coding sequences:
- the LOC144499819 gene encoding serine/threonine-protein kinase Nek5-like has protein sequence MLDGELAHEDSQQEEELDTLNQTLTHEQGDNLKQKKWQFIEAGSILEDLANKTLEVTSSQMEATSKADQVMVMNANAPRNRNQWNQKPPDTLLNALLAAQLSSVCPTMCEDGTLTPLKPTKENSDSTSNSASEIEDKERLEPRSDDDDTNFEESEDELTAQLLESLQKLFHPEEKTRGIDGEGVSQSTPDEGREQENESQRKMQASNTEGKPEECCDERDASTPDPQKDCTEQNVTTALE, from the exons ATGTTGGATGGAGAGTTGGCTCATGAAGATTCCCAGCAAGAGGAG GAATTGGATACATTAAATCAAACACTGACGCATGAACAAGGAGATAACCTTAAACAGAAGAAATGGCAGTTCATTGAGGCAGGAAGTATTCTAGAAGATCTTGCAAACAAAACGTTAGAAGTAACATCTTCTCAAATGGAAG CCACCTCCAAAGCTGACCAGGTTATGGTAATGAACGCAAATGCTCCAAGAAACAGAAATCAGTGGAACCAAAAACCACCAGACACCCTGCTGAATGCACTACTGGCTGCTCAGCTGTCGTCAGTGTGTCCAACCATGTGTGAAG ATGGCACGCTGACTCCTTTAAAACCAACAAAAGAGAACAGCGATTCCACGTCAAACTCTGCCTCTGAAATTGAAGATAAAGAACGGCTGGAGCCCAGGTCTGATGATGATGACAC AAATTTTGAAGAATCAGAGGATGAACTCACAGCACAGCTCCTGGAATCTTTACAAAAACTATTTCACCCAGAGGAGAAAACACGAGGCATTGATGGGGAAGGAGTCAGCCAAAGTACACCCGATGAAGGAAGAGAACAGGAGAATGAAAGCCAGAGGAAAATGCAAGCTTCCAACACTGAGGGAAAGCCCGAGGAATGCTGTGACGAAAGAGATGCGTCTACGCCCGATCCACAAAAGGATTGCACAGAACAAAATGTGACAACTGccttagaatga